A section of the Paracoccaceae bacterium genome encodes:
- a CDS encoding glycosyltransferase family 2 protein, translated as MEDASFTVISTMKNEGPYILDWIAHHKVLGFDNIVVCTNDCDDGTDAILDVLQEKGLVQHHRTRIWPRAGIHRSALKQSRRYKETTEADWLYVCDVDEYLNVKIGDGSARALVAASGANIDVIAVPWRLFSPNGIRDLRDETVTRQFTDGEQDHRANRHAGKFVKSLFTGLENVKRIGLHGPIQQAELDRELVRVLPGGAPYTKDGKRTENPPVFDIAQVNHYALRSVDSFLIKKDRGRANHMSHTIGFKYWKTHNRGGVADTSVSRYDAASQEWRAKLAEWPELTELHEKALEIHRAKAAELRTQEEFLPLVEAVEATLA; from the coding sequence TTGGAAGACGCATCCTTCACGGTCATCAGCACGATGAAGAACGAGGGGCCGTATATCCTCGACTGGATCGCGCATCACAAGGTTCTGGGGTTCGACAATATCGTTGTCTGTACCAACGATTGCGACGACGGGACCGATGCGATTCTGGACGTTCTGCAGGAAAAGGGGCTGGTGCAGCACCATCGCACCCGGATCTGGCCCCGTGCCGGAATCCATCGTTCCGCCTTGAAGCAATCGCGCCGCTACAAGGAAACGACCGAGGCGGATTGGTTATACGTTTGCGACGTCGACGAATACCTGAATGTGAAAATCGGCGACGGTTCGGCCCGCGCGCTGGTCGCGGCGTCGGGTGCGAATATCGACGTGATCGCGGTGCCATGGCGCCTGTTCAGCCCGAACGGCATACGCGACTTGCGCGACGAAACCGTCACCCGGCAATTCACCGATGGAGAGCAGGATCACCGCGCGAACCGTCACGCCGGAAAATTTGTGAAATCCCTGTTCACCGGGCTTGAGAACGTCAAGCGTATCGGCCTGCACGGCCCGATCCAACAGGCCGAGCTTGATCGCGAACTGGTGCGCGTTCTGCCCGGTGGCGCGCCCTATACCAAGGACGGCAAGCGCACCGAAAACCCACCGGTCTTCGATATTGCGCAGGTCAACCACTACGCGCTGCGTTCGGTGGATTCGTTTCTGATCAAGAAAGACCGGGGGCGTGCCAATCACATGTCGCACACCATCGGCTTCAAATATTGGAAGACCCACAATCGCGGCGGGGTCGCGGATACCAGCGTATCACGCTATGACGCCGCCAGTCAGGAATGGCGCGCAAAACTGGCCGAATGGCCAGAGCTGACGGAATTGCACGAAAAGGCGCTGGAGATTCACCGTGCCAAGGCCGCCGAGTTGCGAACGCAGGAAGAATTTTTGCCGCTGGTCGAGGCGGTTGAGGCAACGTTGGCCTAA
- a CDS encoding glycosyltransferase family 2 protein gives MLAAIAGQGRLDLIFGSGLTAVPVVTAPDFAPEGVRTIGGGARIPGLCHAAQPATHLAVDGVQHAINTVAAEVDLFAGLNCAIVLRNGEGAAIVADWLRNHARLHGLQGAVIVDRAGPQEDETFSRRLERALQKSAADGLEALVILSSDVPLGRKGLGPEAHPFNAPDAPGKDRMARPQPDAWAAPFAEPVLFELIRCQFLASARAVLNIEAHDLLRPPIPASVFDLAVASDVGVVPLIGERIYPWSLRKGKRAGFGDHICRRFDSRPANPRWCLAPGKLDPAANWQHIRVGGVTPTHDPIVYDRCMALRHPGRKISKIVPKASLIENEALIARAKRDFGAAPLRAPTVTSGADQTGNRTVIVTTMKNEGPFILEWLAYHRAIGVADFLIYTNDCTDGTDDMLQLLDRHGIVQHRENPFRTSGQKPQHAALAAADDEPLINEANWAVCIDVDEFINIHAGAGRLDDLFAATKGANLISMTWRLFGNSDLHDYVDRPIIEQFTRSAPEVMRKPHQAWGFKTLFRNIGLFKKLGVHRPKGLRPQLVDEIVWLNGSGKPLPKSMYRNAWRSTSATYGYDLVTLNHYAVRSAESFLVKRDRGRVNHVDRDQGSNYWFRMNNNYEENRSIQRMIPIVQAEMDRLLALDGVAAAHAHSVARHRTKISELKARDDYAAFYAELTSARMQTLSRLHYIFGRETYTAGPEVIPDEVVRLDHPKGFFFRPGRTSAQPR, from the coding sequence CTGCTGGCGGCGATTGCCGGGCAGGGTCGGCTGGACCTGATCTTCGGTTCGGGGCTTACGGCTGTTCCCGTTGTCACCGCCCCCGATTTCGCACCCGAGGGCGTTCGAACGATTGGCGGCGGTGCACGCATTCCGGGGCTTTGCCATGCGGCGCAACCGGCAACGCACTTAGCCGTCGATGGTGTCCAGCATGCGATAAACACGGTCGCTGCCGAAGTCGATCTGTTCGCCGGGCTGAATTGCGCCATTGTCCTGCGCAATGGCGAGGGCGCGGCAATTGTTGCCGACTGGCTGCGCAATCATGCGCGCCTCCATGGATTGCAGGGGGCGGTGATCGTTGACCGGGCCGGGCCGCAGGAAGACGAAACCTTCAGCCGCCGCCTGGAACGCGCACTGCAGAAATCCGCTGCGGACGGGCTTGAGGCGCTGGTGATCCTCAGCAGCGATGTGCCGCTGGGCCGCAAGGGATTGGGCCCCGAGGCGCATCCCTTCAATGCCCCCGACGCCCCCGGCAAGGATCGAATGGCCCGGCCCCAACCTGACGCCTGGGCGGCCCCCTTCGCGGAACCGGTTCTGTTCGAGTTGATACGCTGTCAGTTCCTGGCCAGCGCACGTGCAGTCCTGAATATCGAGGCCCACGATCTTCTGCGCCCGCCCATCCCTGCTTCGGTCTTTGATCTGGCCGTCGCCTCGGACGTCGGCGTCGTCCCCCTGATCGGAGAGCGGATTTATCCCTGGAGCCTGCGCAAGGGCAAACGCGCCGGATTTGGCGATCATATCTGCCGCCGGTTTGACAGCAGACCGGCCAACCCGCGATGGTGCCTGGCGCCGGGCAAACTGGACCCGGCCGCGAACTGGCAGCATATTCGCGTCGGCGGTGTCACCCCGACCCACGATCCAATCGTCTATGACCGCTGCATGGCGTTGCGCCATCCCGGGCGCAAAATCTCGAAGATCGTACCGAAGGCCAGCCTGATCGAAAATGAGGCGCTGATCGCGCGGGCCAAGCGCGACTTTGGCGCAGCCCCGCTGCGCGCGCCAACAGTCACCTCGGGCGCGGATCAAACCGGCAACCGCACGGTGATTGTCACAACGATGAAGAACGAGGGGCCCTTCATTCTGGAATGGCTGGCCTATCACCGGGCCATCGGGGTGGCGGATTTCCTGATCTACACGAACGACTGCACCGATGGCACCGACGACATGCTGCAACTGCTGGACCGCCACGGCATCGTGCAACACCGCGAAAATCCGTTTAGAACTTCGGGCCAGAAACCGCAGCACGCCGCGCTGGCCGCCGCTGACGATGAACCGCTGATCAACGAAGCCAACTGGGCGGTGTGCATCGACGTTGACGAGTTCATCAACATTCACGCAGGCGCCGGCCGGCTTGACGACCTTTTTGCCGCCACGAAAGGCGCGAACCTGATCTCGATGACGTGGCGGCTGTTTGGCAATTCGGACCTGCATGACTATGTCGATCGCCCGATCATCGAACAATTCACCCGCAGCGCGCCCGAGGTTATGCGCAAGCCGCATCAGGCCTGGGGCTTCAAAACCCTGTTCCGCAACATTGGGCTGTTCAAGAAACTGGGCGTGCACCGCCCAAAGGGGTTAAGGCCGCAACTGGTGGACGAGATTGTCTGGCTCAACGGGTCAGGCAAGCCGCTGCCCAAGTCGATGTACCGAAACGCCTGGCGGTCAACCTCGGCAACCTACGGCTATGATCTGGTGACGCTTAACCACTATGCGGTGCGTTCTGCCGAAAGCTTTCTGGTCAAGCGTGACCGGGGCCGGGTGAACCATGTCGACCGGGATCAGGGCAGTAACTATTGGTTTCGAATGAACAACAACTATGAAGAAAACCGCTCGATCCAACGCATGATACCGATCGTGCAGGCCGAAATGGACCGCCTACTGGCACTGGACGGCGTGGCCGCCGCGCATGCGCATTCCGTCGCCCGCCACCGTACCAAAATTTCTGAACTGAAGGCGCGCGACGACTACGCGGCGTTCTACGCCGAACTGACCAGCGCCCGGATGCAGACCTTGTCACGCCTGCACTATATCTTCGGCCGCGAAACCTATACCGCTGGCCCCGAAGTAATCCCTGATGAGGTTGTGCGCCTGGATCACCCCAAGGGGTTTTTCTTCCGACCCGGACGTACTTCAGCGCAGCCTCGGTGA
- a CDS encoding EamA family transporter: MTGQSDNMKGALLMMASMAAFTLNDACIKALSGSVPFFQIVFLRGVVTLPLFLALGWWMGALKIPSNARDRRLLLVRTLAEIGAVYFFLNALFNMPIANATAILAVLPLAITLAGALFFAEPVGWRRIVAICVGMVGVLIIIRPGAEGFTIYSVYAAIAVVFVVIRDLSARRLSGDASSVLAAVVGGVGVTVFAGFGTLGEHWVGFGLADIALLIGAAVFILVAYVCSVMTMRVGEIGVVTPLRYTNLLWALLLGFVFFDEWPDPWTLLGAGIIVATGVFTLAREHASRRS, translated from the coding sequence ATGACGGGACAAAGCGACAACATGAAGGGCGCGCTGCTGATGATGGCGTCGATGGCGGCGTTCACGCTGAATGACGCCTGCATCAAAGCGCTGTCGGGATCGGTTCCGTTCTTCCAGATCGTGTTTCTGCGCGGGGTGGTGACATTGCCGCTGTTTCTGGCGCTGGGCTGGTGGATGGGTGCGTTGAAGATCCCGAGCAATGCGCGCGACCGCCGCCTTCTGCTGGTCCGCACCTTGGCCGAGATCGGGGCCGTCTATTTCTTCCTGAATGCCCTGTTCAACATGCCGATTGCCAACGCCACGGCGATCCTGGCCGTGCTGCCTTTGGCGATCACCCTGGCCGGGGCGCTGTTTTTCGCAGAACCCGTTGGCTGGCGTCGCATTGTGGCAATCTGCGTGGGCATGGTGGGGGTGCTGATAATCATTCGCCCCGGCGCCGAGGGGTTCACGATCTATTCGGTCTATGCAGCGATTGCCGTGGTTTTTGTTGTCATCCGCGATCTGTCCGCGCGGCGGCTGAGTGGTGATGCGTCGTCGGTACTGGCAGCCGTGGTTGGGGGTGTGGGCGTAACCGTCTTCGCAGGTTTCGGCACGCTTGGTGAGCACTGGGTCGGATTTGGGCTGGCCGATATCGCGCTGCTGATCGGGGCGGCGGTCTTCATCCTTGTGGCCTATGTCTGTTCGGTGATGACCATGCGCGTGGGCGAGATCGGGGTCGTCACACCGCTGCGATACACAAACCTGCTGTGGGCGCTGCTGCTTGGCTTTGTGTTCTTTGATGAATGGCCCGATCCGTGGACGTTGCTTGGGGCGGGCATCATCGTCGCGACAGGTGTTTTCACGCTGGCACGGGAACATGCGTCGCGTCGTTCATGA
- a CDS encoding 30S ribosomal protein S12 — MPTIQQLIRKPRQPKVKRSKSLHLEGCPQKRGVCTRVYTTTPKKPNSAMRKVAKVRLTNGFEVISYIPGESHNLQEHSVVLIRGGRVKDLPGVRYHILRGVLDTQGVKDRKQRRSKYGAKRPK, encoded by the coding sequence ATGCCAACGATCCAGCAGCTGATCCGCAAACCGCGTCAGCCGAAAGTCAAACGCTCCAAGTCGCTGCACCTGGAAGGATGCCCGCAAAAGCGCGGCGTCTGCACGCGCGTCTATACCACGACGCCGAAGAAGCCGAACTCGGCCATGCGGAAGGTCGCCAAAGTGCGCCTGACCAACGGGTTCGAAGTTATCAGCTATATCCCGGGTGAGTCGCACAACCTTCAGGAACACTCGGTGGTCCTGATCCGTGGGGGTCGTGTGAAAGACCTTCCCGGTGTTCGCTATCACATCCTGCGCGGTGTTCTGGATACCCAGGGCGTCAAAGACCGCAAACAGCGCCGTTCGAAGTACGGCGCCAAGCGTCCGAAGTAA
- the rpsG gene encoding 30S ribosomal protein S7, protein MSRRHAAEKREVLPDAKFGDRVLTKFMNNLMVDGKKSVAERIVYNAFDRVEDKLKKSPVEVFHESLDNIKPSVEVRSRRVGGATYQVPVEVRPERREALAIRWLIAAAKSRNENTMEERLAGELVDSVQGRGSAVKKREDTHKMADANKAFSHYRW, encoded by the coding sequence ATGTCCCGCCGCCACGCCGCCGAAAAACGCGAAGTCCTGCCCGATGCCAAATTTGGTGACCGGGTTCTGACCAAGTTCATGAACAACCTGATGGTCGACGGCAAGAAATCCGTCGCCGAGCGCATTGTCTACAACGCGTTTGACCGGGTTGAGGATAAGCTGAAGAAATCGCCCGTCGAAGTTTTCCACGAAAGCCTCGACAACATCAAACCTTCGGTCGAGGTCCGCTCGCGCCGGGTTGGTGGTGCGACCTATCAGGTGCCCGTCGAAGTGCGCCCCGAGCGTCGCGAAGCACTCGCGATCCGCTGGCTGATCGCCGCCGCCAAAAGCCGCAATGAAAACACCATGGAAGAACGTCTGGCCGGTGAGCTGGTCGATTCGGTCCAGGGCCGCGGATCGGCTGTGAAGAAGCGCGAAGACACCCACAAGATGGCCGACGCCAACAAAGCGTTCAGCCACTACCGCTGGTAA
- the fusA gene encoding elongation factor G gives MAREYPLERYRNFGIMAHIDAGKTTCSERILYYTGKSHNIGEVHDGAATMDWMEQEQERGITITSAATTTFWERTEDGTTADTSKHRMNIIDTPGHVDFTIEVERSLAVLDGAIAVLDANAGVEPQTETVWRQADRYKVPRIVFVNKMDKIGADFFNCVHMIQDRTGATPCPIQIPIGAENELEGIIDLVTMEEWVWAGEDLGASWEKRPIRDSLKAQADEWRGKMIETAVDMDDDAMMEYLEGNEPDVPTLRRLIRKGTLEIKFIPVLAGSAFKNKGVQPLLNAVIDYLPSPLDVVDYMGFKPGDETETRNIARRADDTMPFSGLAFKIMNDPFVGSLTFVRIYSGTLSKGDSMLNSTKGNNERVGRMMMMHSNDRDEITEAFAGDIIALGGLKNTTTGDTLSDKGNPVVLETMTFPDQVIEIAVEPKTKADQEKMGQGLQRLAAEDPSFRVETDMESGQTIMKGMGELHLDILVDRLKREFKVEANIGAPQVAYRETISRETEHTYTHKKQSGGSGQFAEVKMIITPTEPGEGYSFESRIVGGAVPKEYIPGVEKGVKSVMDSGPLAGFPVIDFKVALIDGKFHDVDSSVLAFEIAARQWMREAMKKAGAKLLEPIMKVEVVTPDEYTGNIIGDLTSRRGQVQGQDSHGNAVQINAFVPLANMFGYINNLRSMSSGRANFTMQFDHYEPVPNNISDEIQAKYA, from the coding sequence ATGGCCCGCGAATATCCCCTCGAGCGTTACCGTAATTTCGGCATCATGGCTCATATCGACGCAGGCAAGACCACCTGCTCTGAGCGGATTCTGTATTACACCGGCAAGTCGCACAACATCGGCGAAGTGCACGATGGCGCGGCCACCATGGACTGGATGGAGCAGGAGCAAGAGCGTGGCATCACGATCACCTCGGCTGCGACCACGACGTTCTGGGAACGTACCGAGGATGGCACGACCGCCGATACTTCAAAGCATCGAATGAACATCATCGATACGCCGGGCCACGTTGACTTTACCATCGAAGTCGAACGCTCGCTTGCCGTGCTTGACGGTGCAATCGCTGTTCTGGATGCCAACGCGGGTGTTGAACCGCAGACCGAAACGGTCTGGCGGCAGGCGGATCGTTATAAGGTTCCGCGTATCGTGTTCGTCAACAAGATGGACAAGATCGGCGCTGACTTCTTCAATTGCGTCCACATGATTCAGGATCGCACCGGTGCCACACCGTGCCCGATCCAAATCCCGATCGGTGCCGAGAATGAGCTGGAAGGCATCATTGATCTGGTCACCATGGAAGAATGGGTCTGGGCCGGCGAAGACCTGGGTGCCTCCTGGGAAAAACGCCCGATCCGCGACAGTCTGAAGGCGCAGGCCGACGAATGGCGTGGCAAGATGATCGAAACCGCCGTCGACATGGACGACGACGCGATGATGGAATACCTGGAAGGCAACGAGCCTGACGTTCCGACACTGCGCCGCCTGATCCGCAAGGGCACGCTTGAGATCAAGTTCATCCCGGTTCTGGCCGGTTCCGCGTTCAAGAACAAAGGTGTCCAGCCGCTGCTGAACGCCGTCATCGACTATTTGCCCAGCCCGCTGGACGTGGTCGACTACATGGGCTTCAAGCCGGGCGACGAAACCGAAACCCGCAACATCGCGCGTCGCGCCGATGATACGATGCCGTTCTCGGGCCTGGCGTTCAAAATCATGAACGACCCGTTTGTCGGCTCGCTGACGTTTGTGCGGATCTATTCGGGCACGCTTAGCAAGGGCGACTCGATGCTGAACTCGACGAAGGGCAACAACGAACGCGTTGGCCGGATGATGATGATGCACTCGAACGACCGGGATGAAATCACCGAGGCTTTTGCCGGTGACATCATTGCGCTGGGTGGTCTGAAGAACACGACCACGGGCGACACCCTGTCCGACAAGGGCAACCCGGTGGTTCTGGAAACCATGACCTTCCCCGATCAGGTTATCGAGATCGCGGTAGAGCCGAAGACCAAGGCCGACCAGGAAAAGATGGGCCAGGGCCTGCAGCGTCTTGCAGCCGAAGATCCGTCGTTCCGCGTCGAAACCGACATGGAATCGGGCCAGACGATCATGAAGGGCATGGGGGAACTTCACCTCGATATCCTCGTCGATCGCCTGAAGCGCGAATTCAAGGTCGAAGCCAACATCGGTGCGCCGCAGGTGGCCTATCGCGAGACGATTTCGCGCGAGACCGAACATACCTACACCCACAAGAAGCAGTCGGGTGGATCGGGTCAGTTCGCCGAGGTGAAGATGATCATCACCCCGACCGAACCGGGCGAAGGATACTCGTTCGAGTCCCGCATCGTCGGCGGTGCCGTGCCGAAGGAATATATCCCCGGCGTCGAAAAGGGCGTGAAATCGGTCATGGACTCTGGTCCGCTGGCAGGTTTCCCGGTCATCGACTTCAAGGTCGCACTGATCGACGGCAAGTTCCACGATGTGGACTCGTCCGTTCTGGCCTTTGAAATCGCCGCACGTCAGTGGATGCGCGAAGCGATGAAAAAGGCCGGCGCAAAGCTGCTGGAACCGATCATGAAGGTCGAGGTCGTCACCCCGGACGAATACACCGGCAACATCATCGGCGATCTGACCAGCCGTCGCGGTCAGGTGCAGGGTCAGGATTCACACGGTAACGCGGTCCAGATCAACGCCTTCGTGCCGCTGGCCAACATGTTTGGCTATATCAACAACCTGCGCTCGATGAGCTCGGGTCGGGCGAACTTCACCATGCAGTTCGACCATTACGAACCCGTCCCGAACAACATCAGTGACGAAATCCAGGCAAAATACGCCTAA
- the tuf gene encoding elongation factor Tu — translation MAKAKFERTKPHVNIGTIGHVDHGKTTLTAAITKYFGDFQAYDAIDAAPEEKARGITISTAHVEYETEARHYAHVDCPGHADYVKNMITGAAQMDGAILVVNAADGPMPQTREHILLGRQVGIPHMVVYMNKVDQVDDEELLELVEMEIRELLSSYEYPGDDIPIIPGSALAAMEGRDNAIGEDSIRKLMEAVDSYIPTPERPVDQPFLLPIEDVFSISGRGTVVTGRVERGVINVGDEIEIVGIRDTQKTTCTGVEMFRKLLDRGEAGDNVGVLLRGIDRDGVERGQVLCAPKSVNPHTKFEAEAYILTKEEGGRHTPFFANYRPQFYFRTTDVTGTVTLASGTEMVMPGDNVSFTVDLIAPIAMEEKLRFAIREGGRTVGAGVVSKIIE, via the coding sequence ATGGCAAAGGCAAAGTTCGAACGCACCAAACCGCACGTCAACATCGGCACCATCGGCCACGTTGACCATGGTAAAACCACGCTGACGGCAGCGATCACCAAGTATTTCGGTGATTTCCAGGCCTATGACGCAATCGACGCAGCGCCCGAAGAAAAAGCGCGCGGCATCACCATCTCGACCGCACACGTCGAGTATGAGACCGAAGCACGTCACTATGCCCACGTCGACTGTCCCGGCCACGCCGACTACGTCAAGAACATGATCACCGGTGCCGCCCAGATGGACGGCGCGATCCTGGTTGTGAACGCTGCCGACGGCCCGATGCCGCAAACGCGTGAGCACATCCTGCTGGGCCGCCAGGTGGGTATCCCCCACATGGTCGTCTACATGAACAAGGTTGATCAGGTTGACGACGAAGAGCTGTTGGAACTGGTCGAAATGGAAATTCGTGAGCTGCTGAGCAGCTATGAGTATCCGGGCGACGACATTCCGATCATTCCGGGTTCGGCACTGGCCGCCATGGAAGGCCGCGACAATGCAATCGGCGAGGATTCGATCCGCAAGCTGATGGAAGCCGTCGACAGCTATATCCCGACGCCCGAGCGTCCCGTGGATCAGCCCTTCCTGCTGCCGATCGAAGACGTGTTCTCGATCTCGGGCCGTGGTACGGTTGTGACCGGTCGTGTTGAGCGTGGCGTGATCAACGTTGGCGACGAGATTGAAATCGTCGGCATCCGCGACACCCAGAAAACCACCTGCACGGGCGTGGAAATGTTCCGCAAACTGCTGGATCGTGGTGAAGCTGGCGACAACGTCGGTGTTCTGCTGCGCGGTATCGACCGTGACGGTGTTGAGCGTGGCCAGGTGCTCTGTGCGCCCAAGTCCGTGAACCCGCACACCAAGTTCGAAGCCGAAGCCTATATCCTGACCAAGGAAGAGGGTGGTCGTCACACGCCGTTCTTCGCGAACTATCGTCCGCAGTTCTACTTCCGCACCACCGACGTGACCGGCACGGTTACGCTGGCTTCGGGCACCGAGATGGTGATGCCGGGCGACAACGTGTCGTTCACGGTTGATCTGATCGCGCCCATCGCGATGGAAGAAAAACTGCGCTTCGCGATCCGCGAAGGTGGCCGCACCGTCGGCGCCGGCGTGGTGTCGAAAATCATCGAATAA
- the rpsJ gene encoding 30S ribosomal protein S10, with protein sequence MAIASQNIRIRLKAFDYRVLDASTQEIVSTAKRTGATVRGPIPLPNKIEKFTVLRGPHVDKKSRDQFEIRTHKRLLDIVDPTPQTVDALMKLDLAAGVDVEIKV encoded by the coding sequence ATGGCAATCGCCAGCCAGAATATCCGCATCCGCCTGAAGGCGTTCGATTACCGTGTGCTGGATGCCAGCACGCAGGAAATCGTCTCGACCGCCAAGCGGACCGGGGCCACCGTCCGCGGGCCGATTCCGCTGCCCAATAAAATCGAGAAATTCACCGTTCTGCGCGGTCCGCACGTCGACAAGAAGTCGCGCGACCAGTTCGAGATCCGGACGCACAAGCGTCTGCTCGATATCGTGGACCCGACCCCGCAGACCGTGGACGCGCTGATGAAGCTCGACCTGGCCGCTGGTGTCGACGTCGAAATCAAAGTCTGA
- the rplC gene encoding 50S ribosomal protein L3, whose protein sequence is MLRSGVIAKKVGMTRLFMEDGKQVPVTVLQLDELQVVATRTAEKDGYSAVQLGAGTARVKRVSKAMRGHYATAKVAPKRKIAEFRVAPENLIGVGEEITANHYFEGQFVDVSGTSIGKGFAGAMKRHNFKGLRATHGVSISHRSHGSTGQCQDPGKVFKGKKMAGHMGAARITTQNLRVVRTDADRGLIMVKGAVPGSKGGWVTIKDAVKKPTPENVIYPAALKSAAAEAEKLAQAAADEAAAAEAAEAERLAAEAAEQEAAALKEAEADIAADSGDAPGDAGEGDKSNES, encoded by the coding sequence ATGCTACGCTCAGGCGTAATCGCAAAGAAAGTCGGGATGACCCGGCTGTTCATGGAAGACGGAAAGCAGGTTCCTGTTACCGTTTTGCAACTGGACGAACTGCAGGTCGTTGCCACGCGCACGGCTGAAAAAGACGGCTATTCGGCTGTTCAGCTTGGTGCGGGAACGGCCCGGGTCAAGCGGGTCAGCAAAGCCATGCGCGGCCACTATGCCACGGCCAAGGTTGCCCCCAAGCGCAAGATCGCGGAATTCCGGGTTGCCCCGGAAAACCTGATCGGCGTCGGGGAAGAGATCACGGCCAACCACTATTTCGAAGGCCAGTTCGTCGACGTGTCCGGCACTTCGATTGGTAAGGGTTTCGCCGGTGCGATGAAGCGTCACAACTTCAAAGGCCTGCGCGCAACCCACGGTGTGTCGATCAGCCACCGCTCGCACGGGTCCACCGGCCAGTGTCAGGACCCCGGCAAGGTGTTCAAGGGCAAGAAAATGGCCGGCCACATGGGGGCCGCACGGATTACCACGCAGAACCTGCGGGTTGTCCGTACCGATGCCGATCGTGGTCTGATCATGGTCAAGGGCGCGGTCCCGGGCTCCAAAGGTGGCTGGGTCACGATCAAGGACGCGGTGAAGAAGCCAACGCCCGAGAATGTGATCTATCCCGCTGCGCTGAAGTCTGCCGCTGCCGAGGCTGAAAAGCTGGCCCAGGCCGCTGCTGACGAAGCTGCCGCCGCAGAAGCCGCAGAAGCCGAACGCCTGGCCGCCGAAGCTGCCGAGCAGGAAGCCGCTGCACTGAAAGAGGCCGAGGCCGATATTGCCGCCGATAGCGGTGACGCCCCGGGCGATGCCGGCGAAGGAGACAAGTCCAATGAAAGCTGA
- the rplD gene encoding 50S ribosomal protein L4: MKADAIKLDGKKAGSVDLDDAIFGLEPRADILHRVVRWQRNKAQAGTHKVKTRSEVKYSTKKIYRQKGTGGARHGARSAPIFRGGGIYKGPVVRSHGHELTKKFRALGLKHALSSKAADGSLVVLDNIEMKDAKTGSLAKAVKDLGWKRVLVIDGADVNENFAKAAANLDGVDVLPSMGANVYDILKRDTLVLTKAGLEALEARLK, encoded by the coding sequence ATGAAAGCTGATGCGATCAAACTCGACGGCAAGAAGGCCGGATCGGTTGATCTGGACGATGCCATCTTCGGGCTGGAACCGCGTGCGGACATCCTGCACCGTGTGGTCCGCTGGCAGCGCAACAAGGCGCAGGCTGGCACCCACAAGGTCAAGACCCGGTCCGAGGTGAAATACTCGACCAAGAAGATCTATCGCCAGAAGGGCACCGGCGGCGCACGCCACGGCGCACGTTCGGCCCCGATCTTCCGCGGTGGTGGTATCTACAAAGGTCCGGTGGTGCGCAGCCACGGTCACGAGCTGACCAAGAAGTTCCGCGCCCTGGGTCTGAAACACGCGCTGAGCTCCAAGGCCGCCGACGGCAGCCTGGTCGTGCTCGACAATATCGAGATGAAGGACGCCAAGACCGGTTCGCTGGCCAAGGCGGTCAAGGATCTTGGTTGGAAGCGCGTACTGGTCATCGACGGTGCTGACGTGAATGAAAACTTCGCGAAGGCTGCTGCGAACCTCGACGGCGTCGACGTGCTGCCCTCGATGGGCGCCAACGTCTACGACATCCTGAAGCGTGACACGCTGGTCTTGACCAAAGCGGGTCTGGAAGCATTGGAGGCACGCCTGAAATGA
- a CDS encoding 50S ribosomal protein L23 has translation MSVEAKHYDVIRKPVITEKATMASEANAVVFEVAIDAAKPQIKEAIENLFGVKVKAVNTSITKGKTKRFRGQPGKRKDVKKAYVTLEEGNTIDVTTGL, from the coding sequence ATGAGCGTTGAAGCCAAGCACTATGATGTGATCCGCAAGCCGGTCATCACCGAAAAGGCGACCATGGCCTCCGAAGCCAATGCGGTTGTTTTCGAAGTGGCGATCGACGCCGCCAAACCGCAGATCAAAGAGGCGATTGAAAACCTCTTTGGTGTAAAGGTGAAGGCGGTGAACACCTCGATCACCAAGGGCAAGACCAAGCGTTTCCGCGGCCAGCCGGGCAAACGCAAGGACGTCAAGAAAGCCTATGTGACCCTGGAAGAGGGTAACACGATCGACGTGACCACCGGTCTGTGA